The following nucleotide sequence is from Sphingomonas swuensis.
CAAAGCCTCTGAACCACGAGGGGCCCGGGCCGTGGCAGGCTTGTCCCCCCTCTTCTTGACCTGCGCGCCGACGGCGGTCTTGATCTGGCGCGCTATACGGCGGTTGACTGCGTCGCGATGACCATCCTGGATTGCCAAATCGTAGAGGGGTCGGTGCTCGAGCCTAAGTCGCTCGAATACGGCGAAAGTCAGGCGTTCATTCCAATCCGTAGAGCTTTCGACTTCTTGTCTCGCAAGATCTGAAACGAGGTTGAGCAACTGCCGCTCCGCCCGGGCCTGATCAATGTCGGCACCAGATTCCAAGAACGGTTCGAGCCCCTGCTCCACTAGCCGCGACACTGCCTCAGCTTCGGTTATGCCGAGCTCCCGCGCGCGCGCGGTCAGGGCCTCATGGAACACCGGCCGAAGCATAACTTGGATGATGGGCCGACGCTTTTTCAACAAAGCCCTCTTGCGGCTGGTTGGGAAGTTACTACATCCCCGTACATCGAGACAGTGAAGGCCGATGAACGTGAGTGCCCAGCCCATAGCAACACCCCTGCCCTGCCGCCAACGGCTGCGGATCTTGGCATCGCGGCGATGCGCGGCGGAGTGTCCGTCATGACGCGCGCCTACACCGTCGCATCGCTCGCCGCCGAGTGGGAATGCTCAGAGGGAGTGATCCGCAAAACAATCGCGAATGGGGAACTCGGCCACTTCCGCCTTGGGTCGCTCATTCGAATTCCCGTTGAGGAGGTCAGGCGTTTCGAATGGCAGAGTATTCAGTCCAACGGTTCCGCGGAGGATACGCCCTCGTCTGGCGGGAAAATGGAAAGCGTCGCCGCTTCGGGCTTGAGGCTACCGATCGATCCACCGCGGAAGCGGAGGCGCGCGCATGGTGGAAGGCACAAACCGGTGTCGGCGGCACGGTTGGCCGGATAGTCGAAAGCTACATTGAAGCCGGCGAGCTGGCAGGCATTGCCTCGACCGCGCGCCAGCGGGATGCGTGGAAGGCCATGCAATCCTTCTGGGCCAACGTCGATCCGACCAGGATCGACGAAGAGATGGCACGTGAATATGTGCGGCGCCGCGACCGCGCTCAGGCTACCACGCGTTACGAGCTGTCGATGCTTTCGGTGGCGCTCAGATGGGCCGCGCGACAGGACCTTATCGAGAAGGTTCCGGTGATCTGGAGACCAGAAGCACCGGAGCGCCGTGAGAGGCACCTGACTCAAAAACAGTTCAGCAAGTGGTTCAAGGAGGTCAGGGCTGAGCACGCTCGCCTCTACGTCGAACTTGCCCTGGCGACTATGGCCCGGCCGACCGCAATCCTCGAACTGACGTGGGCGCAGGTGGACTGGGATCATGGGACGATCAATCTCAATCCGGCCGGAAGGCGGCAAACCCGCAAACGGCGTCCTACGGTGCCTCTCGATGAGGAGACGATCGCCATCCTGAAAAGGGCGCACGAGGGTGCGCAGAGCGACTTCATCATCGAACGCGGCGCGAGGAAGATCAGCAGTATCAAGAAAGCGTTCCAGGCCGCATCGGTTCGAAGCGGCATCCACGTGACGCCTTATATGCTGCGGCACACCGGTGCCGTGTGGGCTGCGGAACGAGGAACCCCAATGGCTGAGCTTGCTCAGTTTATGGGGCACGATGACGATCGCACTACCCAAAAACATTACGCCAGGTTCTCGCCAAGCTATCTGCGTGGCGTATCCTCGAAGCTGAGGGCGGCGCGAACGGAAGCGGCCGAGCTCACCAGCTGAAATAGGCCTTTCGGTGCCAGAGACCCTGCGATGGAGCTTGGACCGAACATGGCCGAAAGGAGACTGTCGGCTTTCTCGTTCTCGGTCGAGGAAAGCCGCCCTTGACCCGCCGTGCGTTGCTCTTAGTCGCGGCTAGAGGCCACGTCCTCGCCCGAGAACGGGTTGTTGAAGACCGGGACGCCCCGGCAGCCAATAAGGAGGCTGCTGTGGCTTGGTTTGTGCTCATTATCGCTGGCTTGCTCGAGGTCGTTTGGGCCTACTCGATGAAGCTGTCTGAGGGCTTCTCTCGACCAATCCCTACACTTGTGACGCTCGTCACCATGGCGGCGAGCTTCGCCCTTCTCTCATGGTCTATGCGCAGCCTGCCGCTCGGGACCGCCTACACGGTTTGGACCGGCATCGGGGCTGTCGGAGCGTTCCTCGTCGGCATCCTCATCCTGGGCGAGAGCGCATCTGCAATGCGAATGCTGGCAGCCGTGCTCATCCTCAGCGGCCTAGTCTTGATGAAGCTGTCGAGCGGCTAGGGCGAGGGCAGCCCCTAAGAGCTGCCAGAGTTCTCGACCAGTTGAGCCATAGCTGACGCGGGGTTCCGTTCTCTCAGGCCGGCAGCAACACTTTCTCGGGTCGCCGGGGTCTGGTTCTGGCTCACCTTCCACTTGCCTTCCAGACGCTGCACCAGGATCTCGACGCCGGTAATGCCCTTCAGCTGGCTGGCGATGAAATCGGTGGGCGCGTCGGTAACCGCCCACGGTTCTGCCATGCCCTCTTCCTGCTGACCGGTCAGCTCGTCGATCTGCGCTGAAAGCCATGCAGGATCGTCAATGACGCGAACAGACCCCCAAGCCTGCACGACGACATAATTCCACGTCGGAACGACCTTTCCATGTTGTCGCTTCGCCGGATACCAGGAGGGCGTGATATAGGCCTCGGGTCCTTGGAAGATCACAAGCGCTTCGGCGCCAGGTTCAATCTCGGCGAGCTGCAAATTGGCCTTCGAAAGATGCGCCCGCAACAGGTTTGTGCCGCCCCTACCTACCTCAAGAGTGAACGGTACGAGGTTGGCCATCAGACCACTCGGTCCGTGTGTCACCAGGGTGCCTAGGGGATGAGCGCGGATCGCGGCATGCAGGACCTCGACGCGGTCCTCCTTGAACGCTGGCGGTCGATACATCAGCGATCCTCAAGCCGAGACTTCGTGTCGCCGGATTTCACACGTCGGTAACAGCGCGCGCAAGCCTTGGCACATCGCATCACCAGCCGCGTCCAATGCTGTATCCGGCATGGTCTGCAGCGCCTCTAGGACAAACCACATGCGCCCCGAAAGCGCGTCGAGGCGGGTTCGGCTGCCCTGACGCCAGTTCCACCGCCGGCAGGTCACCCCGATATCATCCCGCCAGATGACTTCGCCCACCGCCGGATGTTCAACGATCGCCTCGCCGCTCATGGTGGTGTCGAACGTCTCGCTGCCATCGGCAATCGTGAGGTGGGGCTTGCCCGCATAGGCATCCAAGTTTTCCCCGCCGACGGGGACTGCGAAACGCAAGCTCACGGCGTTGTAGAGATCGACGACAGGGTTGATAGCCGGAAGCCGGCCATCCTTGAGGACGCGCTTCCTCAGCGCTTGGGCGGAGCATGGCGTTCGGTTCGGCTTGGCTCCGAACTTCAAGTACGTCTCGCCCCAGCTCGCCAGATGCGCCTCCGCCCAGGCGGGCTCACCCGCGAGCACGGCCTCACAGGCTTCAGTGAGAACCTGCGTAGCGGCCGAGCCATCGGCACTATCGCCGCAATTCACGAAGATGCTCAGGGCTCGAAAACCCGGAGCGAGACCGAAGATGCGATCGTCTATGATTGGACCTGCCACCATGCGCCTATCCTGGATGGGTTTGGATTGGAGGTTAGAGCGGTTCGGGTTGGCTTAGGGCCTTAGTGCTTAGCGCGGCACCGACGGACGCGAAGACGATCAGGCCGATCGCGAGCCACTGACCGCCCGAGAGCACCTCTCCCAGCAGTAGCAAGCCCATCAACGCGCCAATTGCCGGTTCCGCGCTGAGCAACGTGCCGAATGTGTTGGAGGGCAGCCGCTGCAAGGCAACCATCTCCAAGCCGTACGGGATCGCGCTCGACAGGATGCCAACCGTCACGCCGAGGGCGAGCACCTCGGGGCGCAGCAATGACCAGCCAGCATGTGCGATGCCGACAGGCGCAGTCAGAAGCGCCGCAATGATCATGCCGCCAGCTGCCGCAGCCGCGCCGTGCTGGTTTCCGGCACGCTTGCCGATGACGATGTAAAGGGCCCAGCACCCACCAGCGATCAGCGCAAGTGTCACACCGCGCCAGTCGAGATCTGCTGCCCCCTCTCGAACGGGCAGGAGTAGGGCAAGGCCGACGGCGGCTAGCCCGATCCATACGAAGTCGCTTCGGCGTCGCGACGTCAAAACAGCGACTGCAAGAGGACCGGTGAACTCGATCGCGATCGCAATACCCAACGGGATGTACGATAACGCCTTGTAGAAGCTGAGATTCATCGCGCCGAGAACGACGCCGTAGAGCACCAGCGAACGCCAGTTTCCCTCAAGCTTGAGACGCCACGGCCTCAGGATCGCCGAGAGCACGATGGCGCCGACAAGAAGGCGAATAGTCGTAGCCCCTTCGGCTCCCACCGCTGGGAACAAGCCCTTGGCTAAGGACGCCCCACAAGTGACCGCGACGAGGGAAAGCGACAAGGCTCCAATAGCCCTGACATCGATGCCCACGCGGGGGGTCGAGAGCGGAAAGGTGGTAGCCATAAGTATGTCGGACTGCCTCTTACTAGGTCCCGGCCTTGTAGAGGTCGGCACTAGATAAAGGCGCTCGATTTTCGCGCTGCGTCGATAATTTTTATCAGCTACAGGGTCCCCATGAGAATGCCTGATAAGCTCGACCAATTCGACCTGCGCCTCCTAGAGTCCCTGCAGACGGACGCGCAACGTCCGGTTTCGTCGCTGGCTGAAGACGTCGGCCTGTCCACCCCGGCCTGCTACCGCCGCATACGGCGATTGAGGGAGATTGGCGCGATCACCCGAGAGGTGGCGGTTGTTCGGCCAAGAACTCTCGGATGGCCACTCTCCATGATCGTGCTCGTCACCTTGGAGCGCGAGGGCGCAAGCACGGTCGATGAAATGATGCGCGTTCTTGAGCGAGTGCCTGAAGTCGTGGAAGCCTGGAACGTCACGGGCGATCATGATTTCGCAGTTCGGATGATCGCTCGGGACATGGAAAGCTATGATGAGCTCGCCAGGAAGCTGTTCGCTGCCGACGAGCGCGTCCGAAGCTTCAAGACGCTGGTCATCATCCGACAGGTGAAGGAGTTGAGCCCAGTGCCAGTAGCTTGGGATCGCTAGGCTTGCAGCAGCGTCGGGAAGTGGCCGACAGAAGACCGTCTGCTTATGAGGAGCTAGCAGTCACATGCGGACGCTTACTGCGCTTGCTGCCGCTTGGCGAAGACGGAGTCCATAAGCCTGCACTGACTCGAAACCGTTATCGCTGCCAGTGCTTGGGCTTGCGGGCGATTGCGAGAGCGATCCTAGCAAAATCATCGTGCCTAAATAGCACATGCGGAGTTGCTCGAAATGAGTGCTGGCAGAAACTATGTTGAGCACGCCCCGCTGCGCCCGCGCGTCCTTACGACTTGCGCACGCGCCCGAAGACGAGCAGGCCGACTGCCAGGCTACCGCTTACCAAGCCCAGCAGCGGTTCGGTTCCTGCCAGAATGGCTCCGGCGACGATCAAGGCGGCGGGCAGCAGTTGGGGATCGGACCGCACGTGCGAGGAGCGTCGCTGACCAAGCTGTTCAATCGTTCGCGGATCGAGGCTGACCGGCAGACTGCCGGTGCGGGCCACCTTCTCCACCTGTCCGATAAGCTCGGGCGCGCTGAGCGCCGCCCGGCCGAGCGCAGCCGCCAGCTTGCGCCCCTCCCTGGCTAGCCGGGCGGGGCTGGTGCGCTGGCTCACCAATTGGCGGGCGATCGGCGCCAGCTCGCCACCAATGTCGAAGGATGGGTCGATACGACGGACGAAGCCCTCGGCGGTGAGCAGGGTCCGAAGCACAAGCGCAAGGTCGGGCGGAAGCGCCAGTTCGAAGTCCCTCAGCAGGCCGAACACCTGGTTGAAGATGCGGGCGAGGTCGACCTGCTCCAGAACCACGTTGCGAAATTCGTCGATCAGCGCCGCCAGCTCGAATTCCAGCCGGATGCGGTCGACTGGGGGATCGCCGGCCCAGACCATCAGCACGTCGATCACTCCGGCCGGATCGTCGGCCGCGATGGCGAGGGCCAGCCGGACCAGTTCCTCCCGCCGGCGGGGAAGCAGGGTGCCGACCGCTCCGAAGTCGATGAACCCGATGCTTCCGTCCGGAAATATCAGCACATTGCCGGGGTGCGGGTCGGCATGGAACTGACCGTTGAAGATGATCATCCGAAGCACGGCTTGGGCGTAGGTGCGGGCGACTTTTGTGAGGTCGATTCCCCGCTCTCGCGCGGTGGCAAGGTCGGTGGCGGGGATCGCCTCCAGCCGTCCCTGGACGTTGACCCGGCGCCCGGTCAGCTCCCACTCGAACCGCGCCGTCCGCACTCCGAGGCCGGCGAGGAAGGCGCCGATCGAATCGCTTGCCCGGCCTTCGGCGGACAGGTCCATTTCCCGGTCGAGGCTTTCGGCGAAATAGCGCAGCAGTTCGTCGGGCTTCATCCGGGCGATTTCGGGAATGCGCTTTTCGGCGGTGCGCGCCAGGCGGCGGAGCAGCCGCAGGTCGGCATCGACCGTTCGCTCAATCCCCGGCCGGCGGACCTTGACGATCACGCGCTCTCCAGACGGCAGGGTGGCCGCGTGGACCTGGGCGATCGAGGCGGCCGCGATCGGTTCGTGGTCGAAGCTTGCGAAATAGCTGTCGAGTGGCCCACCGATCGCCTCCTCGACCGCAGGCCGGACGCGGTCGAAAGGCAGGGCCGGGACCCGGTCCTGAAGGGCGGACAGCGCCCGGATCCAGTCTGGACCGAGAAGATCGCTGCGCATCGCCAGGATCTGGCCGAATTTCACCGCCACCGGACCGAGGTCGCGAAGCACGGCGACCACCGCTTCAGGGCGGGCTGTTTCCATCTCCTCGTCGCGAGCACCGCCCAAGCCGAGACGGGATGCCAAGCCTCTCAGCCCGTGCCGTCCGAAGATCCCGACGATCTGGCCGAAACGCTCCCGTTCGCCGATCGCCCGGCTGATACTGGTCTCGGAGGGAGTTCGCTCGTTCATTCTCGCTCCCCGCCCGACCCTACGCAATCGCTGGCGCGTGTGAGCTCGGCTTCCACGGCTTCGATCCGCTGAGACAGCTTGCACAAGGCGGCATCCAGTCCGGCCAGTTCGGACTGTTCCAGCGTTCCCACGGTTTCGGCGAGCAGGCGCTCATATTCCGGCTGGGCTCGGTCCAGCACCTCGCGTCCGGCAGGGGTCAATTCCACCAGCTTGACCCGGCGGTCTTCGGGAACAACTCGGCGTCTTAAATGTCCTGCCGCTTCGAGCGCATCTATCGCCTCGGTGACGGTGCGCGGCGCATGACCGAAGAAGGATGCAATGTCGGTGGAACGCTTGGGTCCGTCGGCGACGTAGGCGAGCAGCCGCACCCGCGCGACCGACGCCTCCGATCCGGCGAGACAGCGATCCAGCATCCGCTGCAGCCGCAGGTAGGTCCAGGCGAGCTGCTTCGAGATTTCGATAATAGGGCGATGCTGAGGTGCCATATGAAATGGTATTGCGGCAGAATGGAGTTTGGTGCAATGCGCGGCTTCAAACGAACGAGTCTTGATCGAGGACCCACATGGACATGGTGACCCAGTCGGGTGACGTTGCGGCCGACACTGGGGAGGAGAAGCGCAGCTCGCCCTTGTCGAATCCCAAGGTGCGTCTCGGCCTGCTGATTTTGGCTGTCATCGTGGCGGGCGGCGTCCTGTGGTGGTATCTGCGGAACGAAAGCTACGGCAAATACCAACAGAGCACGAACGACGCCTTTGTTCAGGCCGACAGCGTGATCGTTGCGCCCCGGGTCGGCGGTTACGTCGAGCGGGTGTTTGTCCAGGAGAATGCGGAAGTCCGTCGGGGCCAGCAGCTCGCTCTGCTCGACAATCGTGATTACCGTGCCCAGACCTCGCAGTTGCAGGCTCAGATCGAGGCGGCACGGGCGAGCGCGAACACCGTCCAGGCGCAGATTGCCGAACAACAGGCATCGGCGGAGCGGGCGCAGGCCCAGTTGGCGGCAGCGCAGGCTGACCTCGCTTTCGCCAATCGTGAAGTCGCGCGCTACCGCCCGCTGGCGGCCTCCGGCGCGGAGCCGCGCGAGCGATTGGACCAGCTGGTTCAGCAGCAGCAGCAGGCTCGTGCACAGCTGGCGACACGACAGGCCGACCTGCTGGCGGCGCAGCGCCGGTTCGGCACCCTGCGCACCCAGGTCGAGCAAGCCCACTCGCAGGGCCGCGCCGCTGAGGCTCAGCTCGAAGCGGCCAACGTGACCCTGGAATCGACAGTCTTGCGCTCAAGCATCGCGGGCCGAGTCGGAGATCTGGCGGTCCGCGTCGGTCAATTCGTGCAGCCTGGAACGCGGCTGATGACCATCGTTCCGACGCAGCAGCTCTACATCGAGGCGAACTTCAAGGAAACGCAGGTCGGGCTAATGCGGGCGGGCCAGCCGGTCCGCGTTGAAGTGGACGCCCTTCCGGACCTAGAGCTGACCGGCCGGGTTGCCAGCTTCGCGCCCGGGACAGGCGCGCAATTCTCCGTGCTTCCGCCGCAGAATGCGACCGGCAACTTCACCAAGATCGTGCAGCGAATTCCGGTGCGGATCGCGATCCAGGCCGGGCCGGAAGTCCGCCGGCTGCTGATACCGGGCATGTCGGTCCACGTGACGGTGGATACGCGCGGCGCGAAGGGCGAGCTGGAACGCGTGCGTCAGGCGCAGGAAGGGCGTCGCTAGACCCGATGGCGACCGCCGCCGCCGCCTCCATTCCTGCCCGACGGGGAGAGGAACGGGCCGACCTATCTGCCTGGCTCGCCGTTGCGGCAGGCAGCCTCGGCGCGCTGCTCGCCACCCTCGACGTGTCGATTGTCAATTCCGCGCTGCCCACCATTCAGGGCGAGATCGGGGCGTCCGGCTCGGAGGGCACCTGGATCGCGACGTCATTCCTGGTCGCGGAGATCATCATCATCCCGCTGAGCGCCTGGCTGGAGCGATTGCTGGGCTTGCGCACGCTGCTGCTGATCGCCGTCGTGATGTTCACCGCCTTTTCGATGCTGTGCGGAATTGCCACTGACCTCACCACCATGATCATTGGCCGGGCCGGCCAGGGACTGATGGGTGGCGCGCTGATCCCAACCGCCATGACTATCGTCGCCACCCGTCTGCCTGCCCGGCAGCAGCCAATCGGCATGGCCTTGTTCGGAGTCACCGTCATCCTGGGTCCGGTGGTGGGCCCGCTGTTGGGCGGCTGGCTGACCGAGAACCTCAGCTGGCATTATGCATTCTTCGTCAACGTGCCGGTTTGTGCCGTGCTGGTGCTGCTGCTGCTGCTCGGCCTGCCGCACCAAAAGCCTGACTGGGATTATCTGCGCTTCGCCGACTGGTTCGGCATTGCCGGGATGATCCTGGGTTTGGGCGGCCTGACCGTCGTGCTAGAAGAAGGACATCGCGAGGAGTGGTTCGAATCCACCCTGATCGTTCAGTTGACTATCATGACCCTGCTTGGCTTCGCCATGCTGGCCTGGGGCCAACTGACTGCCCGCAAGCCGGTGCTGAAGCTCAGCCTTATCTTCAACCGGCAGTTCGGCAGCGTGGTGGTGATGGGTCTCGTGCTCGGCATGGTGCTGTACGGCACGACTTATGTCATTCCGCAGTTTCTCGCGATCATTGCCGACTACAATGCGCTTCAGACCGGGTGGATCATCTTCTACATGGGGCTTCCAGCGCTTCTGCTGATGCCGATCGTCCCCTTCCTCATTCCCAGGCTCGACATCCGCATTGCAGTGGGTGGCGGCCTGGCCATCATTGCATGGAGCGGCTGGATCAGCGCCGGCCTGACGGCCGAGACCGCCGGCTCTCACTTCATCCCGGGCCAGCTGATGCGGGGCGTGGGCATCGTCTTCTGCATGCTGTTCCTGAACCAGGCGACCGTAGCATCGGTCACCAAGGAAGATGCCGGTGATGCTTCCGGAATCTTCAACGCCGCGCGCAATCTGGGAGGGTCTTTCGCGCTTGCAGGGCTGGCGACCGTGCAGGACCAGCGCAGCTGGCTGCACAGCCGGCGGATGGAGGAGTCGCTGAATGCCAACGGTTGGGACGTCCAGTCCTACCTCGGCGGGCTCCAGCAGTCGCTCGGCAGTCTCGAGGCCGCCTTTCGGACTCTTGCCGGTACCATTCAGCGCGAGGCCTTTGTCATGTCCTACAACGACATCTTCTTCGGCATGACCATCATTACCACGCTGTCGGTTCCCCTTGTCCTGTTCCTGCGACCCCTTCCCAAGGGGATGTCGCTGTCAATGCATTGATGCCCAAAGGATCGAGATGCGCTTCCCGCTGATTGCCCTTACTGCCGCCCTTCTGCTCGCCGGCTGCACCTCGGGACCTGACTACAAGGGTCCGGGAACTCTTGGTGCGGCAACACCTTCCGCAAACTTCGTCCGGGGAGGGGGCTTGGTCACCCCAGAGTCGCCCAGACTGTCTTCGTGGTGGACGCAGCTCGGCGACCCAGTCCTTACCGAGTTGCAGACGCGGGCGCTCAGCAGCAATCCGTCGCTCGAAATCGCGCGGGCGCGGATTGGCCAAGCTCGCGAGTCGGTGCGTCAGGAACAGGCGAACCGCTATCCTACCGTCGCGGCGCAGGGCACCTACGTGCGCGCCGAGTTGCCGGGCGTCGACCTTGGCACGGACAACAACGGCAGCTCTGCCGGCGCTCCGCCAGCGGAGGGCGGATCAGACGACATCTCGTCCCTCAACTTCTTCAATCTTGGCCTGAACGCCAACTGGGAGCTGGAGTTCGCCGGCGCCTCGCGCCGCCAGATCGAGAGCCTAAACGCCCAGCTCGGAGCGGCCGAGGCAAACGCGATCGACGCTCAGGTGCAGCTGACAGCGGAGGTTGGTCAGGCCTATGTCAATCTGCGCGAACGGCAGAACCGGATCGACACTCTGGGCCGCGCTCGGGCGCTTCAAGAGCAAGCCGTTGCGACCGCCCGGCAACGGTTCCAGCGTGGGACCACCGCTGCCTACGAGGTCGAGCGTGCGCAGGTCGCCCTCCGGAGCACTGAGGCCGAAGTCGCAGCCGCCGAAGCCGAAAGGGACGTGTATCTCAACGCCTTGGCGACCCTGACCGGCAGCGCCCCCGGCAGTGTCGACGGGCTATTGGCTGCTCCGGCCGAAGTGCCGCTTCCGCCGGCGGTCGTGTCGGTCGGAAATCCTGCCGAATTGCTTCAGCGTCGCCCAGACGTGCGCGCCGCCGAGCGCAACCTTGCCGCAGCGACAGCGCGGATCGGGGTCGCCGAAGCCCTGCGCTTCCCCCGGATCAGCTTCATGGGGATCCTTGGGCTTGGTGGCACCAAGCCGGGTGACTTGTTCGATCTCGGCAACATCAGCGCCATCGCCATTCCGCAGATACAGTGGCAATTTCTCGATTTCGGTCGCAATGCGTCTCGTGTGAGGCAGGCAAGGAGCGGTCTCGAGGAAGCCGAGGCGCGCTACCGGCAGGCAGTGCTCGGTGCCCTTCAGGATGCGGAAAATTCCCTTGCCCGCTTCGGACAGCAGCGACGCCAGGTGGCAGCGCTCGCGGACGTCCGAGCTTCCGCGGAGCGCCAGGCCAGGCTGACCCGGCAGCGGTTCAACGCCGGAACCACGGCCCGTGCCGAACTACTGGAAGCAGAGCGCCAGTTGACCCTTGCTGAGCAGAACCTGCGAGGCGCCACAGCGGCGCTCACCGGCAGTTACATCGCCGTGCAGAAGTCGCTTGGACTAGGCTGGGCACCTCCGGTGGTGCCCGCGAGACTTGGCAACTGATGGAAACACGGTCCAACCGTTTGCTCGTCGCCATCGTTTGCGGGCTGTTGGTTGTCGGACTGGTTTTCTTCGCCTGGTACATCGGTGCCGGGACAAGCACCTATGGTGCGAAGTACAGGATCTCCTTCAACCAAAGTGTTTCGGGCTTGGCAGTCGGAGGGCCGGTGACCATGTCCGGGGTTCGGGTCGGCCGGGTAGATAAGATCTATCTGTCGGCCGGCGAAGTTGGCGGGCCCACCGTCGAAGTAGCGCTCGACACTGATCTGCCGGTGCACGCCGGCTTTCGAGCGGACATCAGCCGGTCACTGCTCGATGGCTCCGCAGTCCTGGTGCTCCTGCCATCAACCGACGGACCGTTGATCAACCCGCCTGATGAGGACATCGTCGGCACGATTGCCGCCGTCCAGGGCGGGACCGCCACCGATCCTGCC
It contains:
- a CDS encoding efflux transporter outer membrane subunit codes for the protein MRFPLIALTAALLLAGCTSGPDYKGPGTLGAATPSANFVRGGGLVTPESPRLSSWWTQLGDPVLTELQTRALSSNPSLEIARARIGQARESVRQEQANRYPTVAAQGTYVRAELPGVDLGTDNNGSSAGAPPAEGGSDDISSLNFFNLGLNANWELEFAGASRRQIESLNAQLGAAEANAIDAQVQLTAEVGQAYVNLRERQNRIDTLGRARALQEQAVATARQRFQRGTTAAYEVERAQVALRSTEAEVAAAEAERDVYLNALATLTGSAPGSVDGLLAAPAEVPLPPAVVSVGNPAELLQRRPDVRAAERNLAAATARIGVAEALRFPRISFMGILGLGGTKPGDLFDLGNISAIAIPQIQWQFLDFGRNASRVRQARSGLEEAEARYRQAVLGALQDAENSLARFGQQRRQVAALADVRASAERQARLTRQRFNAGTTARAELLEAERQLTLAEQNLRGATAALTGSYIAVQKSLGLGWAPPVVPARLGN